A window of the Streptomyces sp. NBC_00454 genome harbors these coding sequences:
- a CDS encoding DUF3151 domain-containing protein, whose product MSIHQNLLGGPAPTHLPDEPGREAIAAGTPAVEVAAAHPTSSLAWALLADEAFAAGRTVESYAYARTGYHRGLDALRRAGWKGHGPVPWEHEPNRGFLRALNALARAAGAIDEKEEYERCSTFLRDSSETAADVLGA is encoded by the coding sequence ATGTCCATTCACCAGAACCTGCTCGGGGGCCCCGCCCCCACCCACCTGCCCGACGAGCCGGGCCGCGAGGCCATCGCCGCCGGCACCCCCGCCGTCGAGGTGGCCGCCGCGCACCCGACGTCCTCCCTCGCCTGGGCGCTCCTCGCCGACGAGGCCTTCGCCGCCGGCCGCACGGTCGAGTCGTACGCGTACGCCCGTACGGGCTACCACCGTGGCCTCGACGCGCTGCGCCGTGCCGGCTGGAAGGGCCACGGCCCGGTGCCGTGGGAGCACGAGCCGAACCGCGGCTTCCTGCGCGCCCTGAACGCCCTGGCCCGCGCGGCCGGTGCGATCGACGAGAAGGAGGAGTACGAGCGCTGCTCGACCTTCCTGCGCGACTCCTCGGAGACCGCGGCGGACGTGCTCGGCGCCTGA
- a CDS encoding tryptophan 2,3-dioxygenase, translating to MSHALDASGDGGSDTPNLDFAGTTPYEDYVQADVLTHLQHLRSDDPGEMVFLVTTQVMELWFTVIVHEWETAARALREDRIPVAMDALKRSLRELEALNASWRPLAQLTPGQFNAYRAALGEGSGFQSAMYRRMEFLLGDKSASMLVPHRGAPRVHGELEKALHEPSLYDEVLRLLARRGLGVPAAVLDRDLTQRYEPSPEVESVWTSLYADPDAHPDLHRLGEVLTDVAELVWRWRNDHLVATRRAMGAKTGTGGSAGVTWLEKRATKNVFPELWTARSHV from the coding sequence ATGTCGCACGCCCTTGATGCCTCCGGAGACGGCGGTTCGGACACCCCGAACCTCGACTTCGCCGGCACGACCCCCTACGAGGACTACGTCCAGGCGGACGTCCTCACCCACCTCCAGCACCTGCGCTCGGACGACCCGGGCGAGATGGTCTTCCTGGTCACGACCCAGGTCATGGAGCTGTGGTTCACGGTGATCGTCCACGAGTGGGAGACGGCCGCGCGGGCGCTCCGCGAGGACCGGATCCCCGTCGCGATGGACGCGCTGAAACGTTCACTCCGCGAGCTGGAGGCCCTCAACGCCTCCTGGCGCCCCCTCGCCCAGCTGACCCCGGGCCAGTTCAACGCGTACCGCGCCGCCCTCGGCGAGGGCTCCGGCTTCCAGTCGGCGATGTACCGCCGGATGGAGTTCCTGCTCGGCGACAAGTCCGCCTCCATGCTGGTCCCGCACCGCGGCGCGCCGCGCGTCCACGGGGAGCTGGAGAAGGCCCTGCACGAGCCCAGCCTCTACGACGAGGTCCTGCGCCTCCTGGCCCGCCGCGGCCTCGGGGTCCCGGCGGCCGTCCTGGACCGCGACCTGACCCAGCGCTACGAGCCCTCGCCGGAGGTCGAGTCCGTCTGGACCTCCCTCTACGCGGACCCCGACGCCCACCCGGACCTGCACCGCCTCGGCGAGGTCCTCACGGACGTCGCGGAGCTGGTCTGGCGCTGGCGCAACGACCACCTGGTGGCCACCCGGCGCGCGATGGGCGCCAAGACGGGCACCGGCGGCTCGGCGGGCGTGACCTGGCTGGAGAAGCGGGCGACGAAGAACGTCTTCCCGGAGCTGTGGACGGCGCGCAGCCATGTCTGA
- the kynU gene encoding kynureninase — MSEPTAPDLAQRAAELDAADELGKLRERFTLPEGVVYLDGNSLGALPAGVAQRLAEVATEQWGNRLIRSWTEGEANWWNAPERIGDRMAPLIGAAAGQVVVGDSTSVNLFKALVGAARLAAPGRTEMLVDASTFPTDGYIAESAARMTGLRVVPVDPSGAAQAMSADTAVVLLNHADYRTGRLHDLPALTAAAHAAGALIVWDLCHTAGALPVGLDAHGVDLAVGCSYKFLNGGPGAPAYLYIAARHQGAFDSPLPGWNGHADPFAMTPSYEAAEGVRRGRVGTPDILSMLALDAALDAWDGVSVEAVRAKSLALTDFFLECVAAYVPAGQVEPVTPTEHGLRASQVSLRTANAAEIMRELIARGVIGDFRAPDVLRFGFTPLYVGFADAERAARTLGHIFG; from the coding sequence ATGTCTGAGCCGACCGCGCCCGACCTGGCGCAGCGCGCCGCCGAGCTCGACGCCGCCGACGAGCTCGGCAAGCTCCGCGAACGCTTCACCCTGCCCGAGGGCGTCGTCTACCTGGACGGCAACAGCCTCGGCGCCCTCCCGGCCGGGGTCGCCCAGCGCCTCGCCGAGGTGGCCACCGAGCAGTGGGGCAACCGCCTCATCCGCTCCTGGACCGAGGGCGAAGCCAACTGGTGGAACGCCCCGGAGCGCATCGGCGACCGGATGGCGCCCCTGATCGGCGCGGCGGCCGGTCAGGTCGTCGTCGGCGACTCCACCAGCGTCAACCTCTTCAAGGCCCTGGTCGGCGCGGCCCGCCTCGCCGCCCCCGGCCGCACCGAGATGCTCGTGGACGCCTCCACCTTCCCCACGGACGGCTACATCGCCGAATCGGCGGCCCGGATGACGGGTCTGCGCGTCGTCCCGGTGGACCCGTCCGGGGCGGCGCAGGCGATGTCCGCGGACACCGCCGTGGTCCTGCTCAACCACGCCGACTACCGCACCGGCCGCCTCCACGACCTGCCCGCCCTCACCGCGGCGGCGCACGCCGCGGGCGCGCTGATCGTCTGGGACCTGTGCCACACGGCCGGGGCCCTGCCCGTGGGCCTCGACGCGCACGGCGTGGACCTCGCGGTCGGCTGCTCGTACAAGTTCCTCAACGGCGGCCCCGGCGCCCCCGCGTACCTGTACATCGCCGCCCGCCACCAGGGAGCCTTCGACTCCCCGCTGCCGGGCTGGAACGGCCACGCGGACCCGTTCGCGATGACCCCGTCCTACGAGGCCGCGGAGGGCGTCCGCAGGGGGCGCGTCGGTACCCCGGACATCCTGTCCATGCTCGCCCTGGACGCCGCCCTGGACGCCTGGGACGGGGTTTCGGTCGAAGCGGTCCGCGCGAAGTCGCTCGCCCTGACGGACTTCTTCCTGGAGTGCGTGGCGGCGTACGTCCCGGCGGGCCAGGTCGAGCCGGTCACCCCGACCGAGCACGGCCTGCGCGCCAGCCAGGTCTCCCTGCGGACCGCGAACGCGGCGGAGATCATGCGCGAGCTCATCGCCCGGGGCGTGATCGGGGACTTCCGGGCCCCCGATGTCCTGCGCTTCGGCTTCACCCCTCTCTACGTCGGTTTCGCCGACGCGGAGCGCGCAGCCCGCACGCTGGGTCACATTTTCGGGTGA
- a CDS encoding alpha/beta hydrolase — protein sequence MTDPAVERDAAEAASAFSHPPVAPDATAAYGEHPDQIVDFYAPRGEGAHAPRSVPLVVVLHGGAWRAPYDRQHITPFVDFLARRGFAVANVEYRRGSSLPHQDAEGPVAGRWPETFDDVAAAMDALPDLAAAWMPEADPRRTVLTGHSAGGHLALWAAARHVLPYDSPAGWRLPSPPLLRGVVALAPIADFTVAEELGVCGGASAQLLGGAAAFGERRPYADPAALLPTGIATAVVQGRSDIVVPEEVSEAYVAAAAHAGEMVGLTLLDGVGHFPLIDPAADACAVVSEEISQLAW from the coding sequence ATGACGGACCCCGCAGTCGAACGGGACGCCGCCGAGGCCGCCTCGGCCTTCTCCCATCCGCCCGTCGCCCCCGACGCGACGGCGGCCTACGGTGAACACCCCGACCAGATCGTCGACTTCTACGCCCCGCGCGGCGAGGGCGCCCACGCCCCGCGCTCCGTCCCGCTGGTGGTCGTCCTGCACGGCGGAGCCTGGCGCGCCCCCTACGACCGGCAGCACATCACCCCTTTCGTGGACTTCCTGGCCCGCCGGGGTTTCGCCGTCGCCAATGTCGAGTACCGGCGGGGAAGTTCCCTGCCCCACCAGGATGCCGAGGGCCCCGTCGCGGGCCGCTGGCCCGAGACCTTCGACGACGTGGCCGCCGCGATGGACGCCCTGCCCGACCTGGCCGCCGCGTGGATGCCGGAGGCGGACCCGCGCCGCACTGTGCTGACCGGCCACTCGGCCGGAGGGCACCTCGCGCTGTGGGCCGCGGCCCGGCACGTGCTCCCGTACGACTCCCCGGCCGGCTGGAGGCTGCCTTCCCCGCCGCTGCTGCGCGGCGTGGTGGCACTGGCCCCGATCGCGGACTTCACGGTGGCGGAGGAGCTGGGGGTCTGCGGGGGCGCCTCGGCGCAACTGCTCGGCGGAGCCGCCGCCTTCGGCGAACGCCGCCCGTACGCCGATCCGGCGGCGCTGCTCCCGACCGGGATCGCGACGGCGGTGGTCCAGGGGCGCAGCGACATCGTGGTCCCGGAGGAGGTGTCCGAGGCGTACGTGGCCGCGGCCGCGCACGCGGGGGAGATGGTGGGCCTGACCCTGCTGGACGGGGTCGGTCACTTCCCGCTCATCGACCCGGCGGCGGACGCGTGCGCGGTGGTGTCGGAGGAGATCTCCCAGCTCGCCTGGTAG
- a CDS encoding Scr1 family TA system antitoxin-like transcriptional regulator: MTRLVARLVRAFREREKLTQKELGVLIGYSAAAISALETCAQPPSDEMLVQLEAVIGGGMGLFEEARELVRVETFPPHFQDFFELEQEALTLSLFETRVIYGIFQTEDYARALFAGGYPVLSEHRIQELIDGRMARKALFDRDPVALIEYIVDEGALLRGIGSKAIMRDQYRYLVELAQRRNVTLQVVPLDCGFSGEHAGTSGGMCFVESPRHERLLYMEQQDESMLISDPAKVSLYSQRYAKIRAQALAPRESLGHIKRLAGDER, encoded by the coding sequence GTGACCCGACTGGTTGCCCGGTTGGTGCGGGCCTTCAGAGAGCGGGAGAAGCTGACCCAGAAGGAACTGGGCGTGCTCATCGGGTACTCGGCTGCGGCGATCAGCGCTCTGGAGACCTGCGCACAACCGCCGAGCGACGAGATGCTGGTCCAGCTGGAAGCGGTGATCGGCGGCGGGATGGGCCTGTTCGAGGAGGCGCGCGAACTGGTCCGCGTGGAAACGTTCCCACCGCACTTCCAGGACTTCTTCGAGCTGGAACAGGAAGCCTTGACGCTCTCCCTGTTCGAGACCCGCGTGATCTACGGGATCTTCCAGACCGAGGATTACGCCCGGGCACTCTTCGCGGGCGGCTATCCGGTGCTCTCGGAGCACAGGATCCAAGAACTGATCGACGGCAGGATGGCACGAAAGGCGCTGTTCGACCGTGACCCGGTTGCCCTCATCGAGTACATCGTCGACGAGGGAGCGCTCCTGCGGGGGATCGGCAGCAAGGCCATCATGCGCGATCAGTATCGATATCTGGTCGAGCTTGCCCAGCGCCGCAATGTGACGCTGCAGGTGGTCCCGCTCGACTGCGGCTTCTCGGGTGAGCATGCCGGCACGAGCGGTGGCATGTGCTTCGTCGAATCCCCGCGTCATGAGCGGCTGTTGTACATGGAGCAACAGGACGAAAGCATGCTGATCAGCGATCCGGCAAAGGTGAGCCTCTACTCCCAGCGGTATGCGAAGATCCGCGCACAGGCCCTGGCCCCACGTGAATCGCTGGGCCATATCAAGCGGTTGGCGGGAGACGAACGATGA
- a CDS encoding DUF397 domain-containing protein, translating into MSNTLQWFKSGYSNPSGGDCVEVAYDWYKSSYSDSSGGACVEVAACPHAIHVRDSKNLGPTLTLTTTAWSDFAGWAAS; encoded by the coding sequence ATGAGCAACACACTGCAGTGGTTCAAGTCCGGCTACAGCAACCCCAGTGGCGGCGACTGCGTCGAGGTGGCCTACGACTGGTACAAGTCGAGCTACAGCGACTCCAGCGGCGGCGCATGCGTAGAGGTGGCCGCCTGCCCCCACGCCATCCACGTCCGGGACTCCAAGAACCTCGGCCCCACCCTCACCCTGACGACCACCGCCTGGTCCGACTTCGCGGGGTGGGCGGCCAGCTAA
- a CDS encoding alpha/beta fold hydrolase: MPFLRAGGPNLYYEVVGEGEPLVLVHGSWNDHTSWQPAIEADIRASFRVLSYDRRGHGQSEAGPLPGTRRQDEDDLAALIEGLGPAPAHVAGNSFGAATALGLAARRPELFRTITAHEPPLAAIVAGDPAAVAEMGTARASIEAVLDLLRKGEYEQGARLFVEEVALGPGTWDRLPQRARDTFVHNAPTFLDEQSDPDWATLDLEGLARCEVPVLLSGGTESPAWLGTVLDHLAEALPRARRQTLEGAGHIPHVTHPQEYVAALTRFIGEG; encoded by the coding sequence ATGCCCTTTCTCCGTGCAGGTGGCCCGAATCTCTACTACGAGGTCGTCGGGGAGGGCGAGCCGCTCGTCCTCGTCCACGGTTCCTGGAACGACCACACTTCCTGGCAGCCCGCGATCGAGGCGGACATCCGTGCCTCCTTCCGGGTGCTGAGCTACGACCGCCGTGGTCACGGGCAGAGCGAGGCGGGGCCGCTGCCCGGGACCCGCAGGCAGGACGAGGACGATCTGGCGGCCCTGATCGAGGGGCTCGGCCCGGCCCCCGCGCACGTGGCCGGGAACTCCTTCGGCGCGGCCACCGCGCTGGGGCTGGCGGCGCGCAGGCCGGAGCTCTTCCGTACGATCACGGCCCACGAACCGCCGCTCGCCGCGATCGTGGCCGGTGACCCGGCCGCGGTGGCGGAGATGGGGACGGCCAGGGCCTCGATCGAGGCCGTGCTCGACCTCTTGCGCAAGGGTGAGTACGAGCAGGGCGCGCGGCTGTTCGTGGAAGAGGTCGCCCTGGGCCCGGGGACCTGGGACCGGCTGCCCCAGCGGGCGCGCGACACGTTCGTGCACAACGCCCCCACCTTCCTGGACGAGCAGTCCGACCCGGACTGGGCGACGCTGGACCTGGAAGGGCTCGCGCGGTGCGAGGTACCGGTGTTGCTGAGCGGCGGTACGGAGAGCCCGGCGTGGCTGGGGACCGTCCTCGACCACCTGGCCGAGGCCCTGCCCCGGGCCCGGCGGCAGACGCTGGAAGGCGCGGGCCACATCCCGCACGTCACCCACCCTCAGGAGTACGTCGCCGCCCTCACCCGTTTCATCGGGGAGGGCTGA
- a CDS encoding carboxymuconolactone decarboxylase family protein codes for MTKTPISRMSDPTKLVPELADVSAALFRATGNHTVPRSTLNLIGIRAGQIVGNTYLTILNTSFARKAGETEERITAVSSWTDALFFTDAERAALALMEATIQSAPVGKERVSDELYAEVARHYDEKAIATLTIAIGQLSFFIALAVIGKPAPVTSLAAQQWD; via the coding sequence ATGACGAAGACCCCCATCTCCCGGATGTCCGACCCGACCAAGCTCGTCCCCGAGCTGGCCGACGTGAGCGCCGCCCTCTTCCGGGCCACCGGCAACCACACGGTGCCGCGCAGCACGCTGAACCTCATCGGCATCCGGGCCGGGCAGATCGTCGGCAACACCTACCTGACCATCCTGAACACCAGCTTCGCCCGCAAGGCCGGGGAGACCGAGGAGCGCATCACCGCCGTCTCCTCCTGGACGGACGCCCTCTTCTTCACCGACGCCGAGCGGGCCGCCCTCGCGCTGATGGAGGCGACCATCCAGTCGGCCCCGGTCGGCAAGGAGCGGGTCTCCGACGAGCTGTACGCGGAGGTGGCCAGGCACTACGACGAGAAGGCCATCGCCACGCTCACCATCGCGATCGGCCAGCTCAGCTTCTTCATCGCCCTGGCCGTCATCGGCAAGCCGGCCCCGGTCACCTCACTGGCGGCCCAGCAGTGGGACTGA
- a CDS encoding adenylosuccinate synthase yields the protein MPALVLLGAQWGDEGKGKATDLLGGSVDYVVRYQGGNNAGHTVVVGDQKYALHLLPSGILSPGCTPVIGNGVVVDPAVLLSELRGLNERGIDTSKLLLSGNAHLITPYNVTLDKVGERFLGKRKIGTTGRGIGPTYADKINRIGIRVQDLYDESILTQKVEAALEGKNQLLAKLYNRRAIDPAQIVEEMLQYAEQIKPYVADTTLIINKALDQDKVVLFEGGQGTLLDVDHGTYPFVTSSNPTAGGACTGAGVGPTKISRVIGILKAYTTRVGAGPFPTELFDADGEALRRIGGERGVTTGRDRRCGWFDAPIARYATRVNGLTDFFLTKLDVLTGWEEIPVCVAYEIDGKRVEELPYSQSDFHHAKPIYETLPGWSEDITKAKTFADLPKNAQAYVKALEEMSGAPISAIGVGPGRTETIEINSFL from the coding sequence GTGCCCGCTCTTGTGCTGCTCGGAGCTCAGTGGGGTGACGAGGGCAAGGGAAAGGCCACCGACCTGCTCGGTGGATCCGTTGACTATGTAGTGCGTTACCAGGGTGGCAACAACGCCGGCCACACGGTCGTCGTAGGCGACCAGAAGTACGCACTGCACCTTCTCCCTTCCGGCATCCTCTCCCCCGGATGCACCCCGGTCATCGGCAACGGTGTCGTAGTCGACCCGGCCGTCCTGCTCTCCGAGCTGCGCGGCCTCAACGAGCGCGGCATCGACACCTCCAAGCTGCTCCTCAGCGGCAACGCGCACCTGATCACGCCGTACAACGTCACCCTCGACAAGGTCGGCGAGCGCTTCCTCGGCAAGCGCAAGATCGGTACGACCGGCCGCGGCATCGGCCCGACCTACGCGGACAAGATCAACCGCATCGGCATCCGGGTCCAGGACCTCTACGACGAGTCGATCCTCACCCAGAAGGTCGAAGCCGCGCTGGAGGGTAAGAACCAGCTCCTCGCGAAGCTGTACAACCGCCGCGCGATCGACCCGGCGCAGATCGTCGAAGAGATGCTCCAGTACGCGGAGCAGATCAAGCCGTACGTCGCCGACACCACCCTCATCATCAACAAGGCGCTCGACCAGGACAAGGTCGTGCTCTTCGAGGGCGGGCAGGGCACCCTGCTCGACGTCGACCACGGCACGTACCCCTTCGTCACCTCGTCCAACCCCACTGCGGGCGGCGCCTGCACCGGTGCGGGCGTCGGTCCGACGAAGATCAGCCGCGTCATCGGCATCCTGAAGGCGTACACGACCCGTGTCGGCGCCGGCCCGTTCCCGACCGAGCTCTTCGACGCGGACGGCGAGGCCCTGCGCCGCATCGGCGGCGAGCGCGGCGTGACCACCGGCCGTGACCGCCGCTGCGGCTGGTTCGACGCCCCGATCGCCCGCTACGCGACCCGCGTGAACGGTCTGACGGACTTCTTCCTCACCAAGCTGGACGTGCTGACCGGCTGGGAAGAGATCCCGGTCTGCGTCGCGTACGAGATCGACGGCAAGCGCGTCGAGGAGCTCCCGTACTCGCAGTCGGACTTCCACCACGCGAAGCCGATCTACGAAACCCTCCCCGGCTGGTCCGAGGACATCACCAAGGCCAAGACCTTCGCGGACCTCCCGAAGAACGCCCAGGCGTACGTCAAGGCCCTCGAGGAGATGTCGGGCGCCCCGATCTCCGCGATCGGCGTCGGCCCCGGCCGCACCGAGACGATCGAGATCAACTCGTTCCTCTAG
- a CDS encoding diacylglycerol kinase: protein MSHAGAPVGGLLVLVDPVARRLDGESVRIAKDVLSAGAAAKICLPDSQEEFARALARRGHRQPVIVGDDRALVRAVGLLYRERALSQGAISLIPVGQPGSLGLARQLGVPLSAVSAARAVLDGTVGMRDLLVDDSDGVVLGGIGIPPVRAVPRPAGPSVWSAYRSLVRTLVRPPLSASGGSGGSGGSGGSGGHRLRVEADGVVLADVDRLVEDVSVSAREGDGLADVLVRLAGDGGSGGAGGSSGGAGGVGGADVSADRVVRVRAATVTVSGPDFRYRADAAVTGPVRRRTWTLHPAAWGLTLPHQR from the coding sequence ATGAGCCATGCGGGCGCGCCGGTAGGCGGCCTGCTCGTGCTCGTCGACCCGGTCGCCCGCCGTCTTGACGGCGAGTCCGTGCGGATCGCGAAAGATGTTCTGTCAGCGGGAGCTGCGGCGAAAATCTGCCTCCCGGACTCGCAGGAGGAGTTTGCGCGGGCTCTTGCCCGCCGGGGTCATCGCCAGCCGGTGATCGTGGGCGACGACCGGGCGCTCGTACGCGCGGTCGGGCTGCTGTACCGGGAGCGGGCGCTTTCACAAGGCGCGATTTCGCTGATTCCCGTGGGCCAGCCGGGGTCCCTGGGACTGGCGAGGCAGCTCGGCGTGCCGCTGTCGGCGGTGTCCGCCGCGCGGGCGGTCCTGGACGGGACCGTGGGCATGCGAGACCTGCTGGTCGACGACAGCGACGGGGTGGTGCTGGGCGGGATCGGCATCCCGCCGGTACGGGCCGTGCCGCGGCCGGCCGGCCCGTCGGTCTGGAGCGCGTACCGCTCGCTGGTCCGTACGCTCGTCCGCCCGCCGCTGTCGGCCTCCGGCGGGTCGGGTGGGTCCGGGGGGTCCGGCGGCTCCGGCGGGCACCGGCTGCGGGTCGAGGCCGACGGGGTGGTCCTGGCGGACGTGGACCGGCTCGTGGAGGACGTCTCGGTGTCGGCCCGGGAGGGCGACGGGCTGGCGGACGTACTGGTCCGGCTGGCCGGGGACGGCGGCTCGGGCGGAGCGGGCGGCTCGTCGGGCGGAGCGGGGGGTGTCGGGGGTGCCGATGTCTCCGCGGACCGGGTGGTGCGGGTGCGGGCGGCCACGGTGACCGTGTCCGGCCCGGACTTCCGCTACCGCGCGGACGCGGCCGTCACGGGCCCGGTCCGGCGCCGTACGTGGACCCTCCACCCGGCGGCGTGGGGACTGACGCTGCCGCACCAGCGGTGA
- a CDS encoding alpha/beta hydrolase, translating into MSDTPAIVLVHGFWGGAAHWAEVIGELHRRGHSDLHAVENPLTSLADDAERTRKMVRQIDGPVLLVGHSYGGAVITEAGDLPNVTGLVYIAAFAPDAGESPGGLTQEMPPAAFENIAPDSDGYLWIKQDKFHESFAQDLTPEEALVMAVTQKAPLGSTFADAVTAPAWRAKPSWYQVSTEDRMIHPDNERRMAARMDPRKTIELKASHASLASLPGPVCDLIEAAARG; encoded by the coding sequence ATGTCCGACACCCCCGCCATCGTCCTCGTCCACGGCTTCTGGGGCGGCGCCGCCCACTGGGCCGAGGTCATCGGCGAACTCCACCGCCGCGGCCACAGCGACCTGCACGCCGTCGAGAACCCGCTGACCTCCCTCGCCGACGACGCCGAGCGCACCCGCAAGATGGTCCGGCAGATCGACGGTCCGGTCCTGCTCGTCGGCCACTCGTACGGCGGCGCCGTCATCACCGAGGCGGGTGATCTGCCCAACGTCACCGGTCTGGTCTACATCGCCGCCTTCGCCCCTGATGCCGGCGAGAGCCCCGGCGGACTGACCCAGGAGATGCCGCCGGCGGCCTTCGAGAACATCGCACCCGACTCCGACGGCTACCTGTGGATCAAGCAGGACAAGTTCCACGAGAGCTTCGCCCAGGACCTCACCCCCGAAGAAGCCCTGGTCATGGCCGTCACGCAGAAGGCGCCCCTCGGCTCCACCTTCGCCGACGCCGTGACCGCGCCCGCCTGGCGCGCGAAGCCGTCCTGGTACCAGGTCTCCACCGAGGACCGCATGATCCACCCCGACAACGAGCGCCGCATGGCCGCCCGCATGGATCCCCGCAAGACGATCGAGCTCAAGGCGAGTCACGCCTCCCTGGCGTCGCTCCCCGGCCCGGTCTGCGACCTCATCGAGGCGGCCGCCCGGGGCTGA
- a CDS encoding HAD family hydrolase, which yields MQPLLMIDLDNTLIDRDAAFREACAAFLAAHGLPAADLDALMEADASGYTPREPFTRWLAERYGSRAPAEAVRTLLDGGGADRTVLAPATREALLRAAAAGWRCVIVTNGETEQQEAKIRHTGLDALVHGWVISEAAGHKKPAPQIFHAAAAVAGAGSGAGAGAGGGGDAGARPVDAWMVGDSAAADIGGAHGLGIRSVWISPTAAAWPEPAFRPTHTAPDVASAITYVLAAGPVGGDTA from the coding sequence ATGCAGCCCCTGCTGATGATCGACCTCGACAACACGCTGATCGACCGCGACGCCGCCTTCCGGGAGGCCTGCGCCGCCTTCCTGGCCGCGCACGGTCTGCCGGCCGCGGACCTGGACGCGCTGATGGAAGCGGACGCGAGCGGCTACACGCCCCGCGAGCCGTTCACCCGGTGGCTGGCCGAGCGGTACGGCTCCCGGGCGCCCGCAGAGGCCGTACGGACCCTCCTGGACGGAGGCGGCGCCGACCGGACCGTCCTGGCTCCGGCTACGCGCGAAGCCCTGCTGCGGGCCGCCGCGGCGGGCTGGCGCTGCGTGATCGTGACGAACGGGGAAACGGAGCAGCAGGAGGCGAAGATCCGCCACACCGGGCTCGACGCGCTGGTGCACGGCTGGGTGATCTCGGAGGCGGCCGGCCACAAGAAGCCCGCGCCGCAGATCTTCCACGCGGCGGCGGCGGTCGCGGGCGCCGGTTCGGGTGCCGGTGCCGGTGCTGGTGGGGGCGGAGATGCCGGTGCCCGGCCCGTCGACGCCTGGATGGTCGGAGACTCCGCGGCGGCGGACATCGGTGGCGCCCACGGCCTCGGCATCCGCAGCGTCTGGATCTCCCCGACCGCCGCAGCCTGGCCGGAGCCCGCCTTCCGGCCCACCCACACGGCTCCGGACGTGGCATCGGCCATCACGTACGTACTCGCAGCGGGGCCGGTCGGCGGCGATACGGCCTGA
- a CDS encoding GbsR/MarR family transcriptional regulator: protein MNTRDGAGRDDEAVSRFVERFAAQLTEAGMQRMAARVFARLLASDGGAMTSAELGEALRISPAAVSGAVSYLSQVNMVSREREPGSRRDRYVLHNELWYETFTRRDQILTLWEKTLRDGAASLGPDSPAGARIAETAEFFEFMQAELLALMDRWRTHRATLNLPPG, encoded by the coding sequence GTGAACACCAGAGACGGCGCAGGACGGGACGACGAGGCCGTCTCCCGCTTCGTGGAACGGTTCGCCGCGCAGCTGACCGAGGCGGGGATGCAGCGGATGGCGGCGCGGGTCTTCGCGCGGCTCCTCGCCAGCGACGGCGGCGCGATGACCTCGGCCGAGCTGGGCGAGGCCCTGCGCATCAGCCCGGCGGCGGTGTCGGGGGCCGTGTCCTACCTCTCCCAGGTCAACATGGTCAGCCGGGAGCGCGAGCCGGGCTCCCGGCGCGACCGCTACGTGCTGCACAACGAGCTCTGGTACGAGACCTTCACCCGCCGCGACCAGATCCTGACCCTCTGGGAGAAGACCCTGCGCGACGGCGCGGCCAGCCTGGGCCCCGACTCCCCGGCGGGCGCGCGCATCGCCGAGACGGCGGAGTTCTTCGAGTTCATGCAGGCGGAGCTCCTGGCCCTGATGGACCGCTGGCGCACCCACCGAGCCACCCTGAACCTGCCGCCGGGCTGA